A genomic stretch from Jatrophihabitans sp. includes:
- a CDS encoding DUF5987 family protein, with the protein MESAISDEEQIKVMTLEAFADTIVPGNKRWPGDRAVAGVSHDGGSVAAGAIELLESEAGGLSQWLGGLAGMLNGHAQNYANEKGIELDDTVPAFVSLDYDDRVAMVLRLTAWDHPERQGWVNLVMFSNMAWDTGAHMHTADALASGHPGLLTLGFAPPDADGLWRFPDYTYGRPLAKIHPNTTASGSPA; encoded by the coding sequence ATGGAATCAGCTATCTCGGACGAGGAGCAGATCAAGGTGATGACCCTCGAGGCCTTCGCCGACACGATCGTTCCCGGCAACAAGCGCTGGCCCGGCGACCGGGCCGTGGCAGGGGTGTCCCACGACGGCGGCTCGGTGGCGGCGGGCGCCATCGAACTGCTGGAGTCAGAGGCCGGCGGGTTGTCCCAGTGGCTGGGTGGCCTGGCCGGGATGCTCAACGGCCACGCGCAGAACTACGCGAACGAGAAGGGCATCGAGCTCGACGACACGGTGCCGGCGTTCGTCAGCCTCGACTATGACGACCGGGTCGCCATGGTGCTGCGGCTGACCGCGTGGGACCACCCGGAGCGGCAGGGCTGGGTCAACCTGGTGATGTTCTCCAACATGGCCTGGGACACCGGTGCGCACATGCACACCGCGGACGCGCTGGCCAGCGGGCATCCCGGCCTGCTCACCCTCGGCTTCGCGCCGCCGGACGCTGACGGCCTGTGGCGGTTCCCCGACTACACCTACGGCCGGCCGCTCGCCAAGATCCACCCCAACACCACCGCCTCCGGGAGCCCCGCATGA
- a CDS encoding TIGR03084 family metal-binding protein, with translation MIQLPDPSGALTAECDELDKLLAGLDDEQWQLPTPAPGWTIAHQVAHLAATYRMAELSATDPDGFVTMMLKLDNDFTLNVANALSGYLSDPPEVLFTRWQAQRHATVDALAALPADQILPWLVNPLPPPVLMMAGLMEAFAHGQDIADALGVQRTYTDHIRFLCGFAVRVWDFGYLARDEPRPNVEFGFDLTAPSGDSWHYGPENASQRISGPAADFCLLVTRRRHHKDLAITAVGPDAEHWLEIAQAYRGPAGEGRKPGQFDS, from the coding sequence GTGATCCAGCTTCCTGACCCGAGCGGGGCGTTGACAGCAGAGTGCGACGAGCTCGACAAGCTGCTGGCCGGCCTTGACGACGAGCAGTGGCAGTTGCCCACGCCTGCCCCGGGTTGGACCATCGCGCATCAGGTCGCGCACCTGGCCGCGACGTACCGGATGGCCGAGCTGTCAGCCACCGACCCCGACGGCTTCGTCACCATGATGCTGAAGCTCGACAACGACTTCACCCTCAACGTGGCCAACGCGTTGAGTGGCTATCTGTCCGACCCGCCCGAGGTGCTCTTCACGCGTTGGCAGGCCCAGCGGCACGCCACGGTGGACGCGCTGGCCGCGCTGCCGGCCGACCAGATCCTGCCGTGGCTGGTCAACCCGCTGCCACCGCCCGTGCTGATGATGGCCGGCCTGATGGAGGCCTTCGCGCACGGCCAGGACATCGCCGACGCGCTCGGCGTCCAGCGCACCTACACCGACCACATCAGGTTTCTCTGCGGGTTCGCGGTGCGCGTCTGGGACTTCGGATACCTGGCTCGCGACGAGCCCCGGCCGAACGTGGAATTCGGCTTCGACCTGACCGCGCCGTCCGGCGACTCATGGCACTACGGGCCCGAGAACGCCAGCCAGCGGATCAGCGGCCCGGCCGCGGACTTCTGCCTGCTGGTCACCCGTCGCCGCCACCACAAGGACCTGGCGATCACTGCCGTCGGCCCGGATGCCGAGCACTGGCTCGAGATCGCGCAGGCCTACCGAGGCCCGGCCGGCGAGGGCCGCAAGCCCGGGCAGTTCGACAGCTGA
- a CDS encoding carboxymuconolactone decarboxylase family protein, whose protein sequence is MAGSLLQSALRRSLDHVKHVTPARMGGSDDTVSRVYRQAERDFGMLAPPVALHSPAPGPLAASWMMLRESLVADGQVSRGAKEAVAAAVSLGNACPYCIAVHSATLSGLLGSPTAAAVSSDNIDSIADPEVRAAAQWARRSGNRQDSQSQDAPFPKEQAPEIAGVAVTFQYLNRMVDIFLTDSPLPPAVPARARRGALRMLGRFMSAAARGTHQPGASLELLPPAPLPPDLWWAAGSPHVGEAFARASAAIDAAGRQHVPPSVQAALRSRLAGWDGQRLGLSRSWVQDEVLALPAGERASGRLALLAALAPFQVDHSVIDAFRTEQPSDEALIVTTSWASMAAARRVGSWLRIN, encoded by the coding sequence ATGGCCGGGTCCCTTCTGCAATCGGCGCTTCGCCGCTCCCTGGATCACGTCAAGCACGTCACGCCCGCCCGGATGGGTGGCTCCGACGACACAGTGAGCAGGGTCTACCGGCAGGCCGAGCGGGACTTCGGCATGCTGGCGCCGCCGGTGGCGCTGCACTCGCCGGCGCCCGGCCCGCTGGCCGCCAGCTGGATGATGCTCCGGGAGTCGCTGGTGGCTGACGGCCAGGTGTCGCGGGGCGCCAAGGAAGCGGTCGCGGCGGCAGTATCACTGGGCAACGCCTGCCCCTACTGCATCGCGGTGCACTCGGCGACGCTGTCCGGCCTGCTCGGCAGCCCGACCGCGGCCGCGGTCTCCTCCGACAACATCGACTCGATCGCGGATCCCGAGGTGCGTGCGGCCGCCCAGTGGGCGCGCCGGTCGGGGAACCGGCAGGACAGCCAGTCCCAGGACGCGCCGTTCCCGAAGGAACAGGCGCCTGAGATCGCCGGCGTCGCCGTCACCTTTCAGTACCTCAACCGGATGGTCGACATCTTTCTCACCGACTCGCCGCTGCCGCCAGCCGTTCCGGCCAGAGCCCGCCGCGGCGCGCTGCGGATGCTCGGCCGGTTCATGAGCGCCGCCGCCCGGGGAACGCACCAGCCGGGCGCCTCGTTGGAGCTGCTGCCCCCGGCGCCGCTGCCACCGGACCTGTGGTGGGCGGCCGGCAGCCCGCATGTCGGCGAGGCGTTCGCCCGTGCCAGCGCGGCCATCGACGCGGCCGGCCGGCAGCACGTTCCCCCTTCCGTGCAGGCAGCGCTGCGCTCGCGGCTGGCCGGTTGGGATGGCCAACGGCTCGGCTTGAGCCGGTCCTGGGTCCAGGACGAGGTGTTGGCGCTGCCGGCCGGCGAACGGGCCAGTGGCCGGCTCGCGTTGCTCGCCGCGCTGGCGCCCTTCCAGGTCGACCACTCGGTCATCGACGCCTTCCGGACCGAACAGCCCAGCGACGAGGCGTTGATCGTCACCACCTCGTGGGCAAGCATGGCGGCCGCGCGCCGGGTCGGCAGCTGGTTGCGAATCAACTGA
- a CDS encoding GMC family oxidoreductase, protein MTSTESTDVLVIGSGFGGAIAAYHLAAGGARVLVLERGPWLEAEDYDQDFKLGSSTTRIFEFTVGDGMSVLGGNCVGGGSVVYFATMPRAPGYIFDRKGSIGRRMWPAAVSRDTLEPWYDRVAEALPITKQKWETVPYAGGLWAAACDNAGHTCNPVPAAVDTSRCTNCNWMMSGCKFDAKRSLLLNYLPAAIAHGAEIRPLHEVQQITRNSDGGYRVHYNTLDEVDYRVQTGSGVVDAKLIVLAAGTAATPVILQRSEPSLGVMPDAVGKYFSGNGERLNTAVLNEDRVREVLGLDRGDGIAFEAGQIGKGPVAACWDWLDGSLPEYDRFSLEQLYFPPGLGTILAQVADATGPTWFGKEKKEMMRHWKSWLTTFTMSEDDNEGVFGPPPATGNSMRVSQQMFGLGPLKYEPTKNTLNGWAKSDAAVKSILEKDGLAKVMPWTNEVVGAYTVHPLASCRIGDDPNTSALDDNHELRGHPGIFVTDGSAVPSALTVNPAMTIAALAERAMPAIVRAAQARGIDVRYGAPAPDGDTSARNQANKMVAQLLGD, encoded by the coding sequence ATGACCAGCACCGAAAGCACCGACGTCCTCGTCATCGGCAGCGGCTTCGGCGGCGCCATCGCGGCCTACCACCTGGCAGCCGGCGGCGCCCGGGTCCTGGTGCTGGAACGCGGCCCGTGGCTGGAGGCCGAGGACTACGACCAGGACTTCAAGCTCGGATCCTCCACGACCCGGATCTTCGAGTTCACCGTCGGCGACGGCATGAGCGTGCTCGGCGGCAACTGCGTCGGCGGCGGCAGCGTCGTCTACTTCGCCACCATGCCCCGCGCGCCGGGCTACATCTTCGACCGCAAGGGCAGCATCGGCCGCCGGATGTGGCCGGCCGCGGTGAGCCGGGACACCCTGGAACCCTGGTATGACCGGGTGGCCGAGGCGTTGCCGATCACCAAGCAGAAGTGGGAGACCGTGCCCTACGCCGGCGGGCTGTGGGCCGCGGCCTGCGACAACGCCGGGCACACCTGCAATCCCGTTCCGGCCGCGGTCGACACCTCGCGGTGCACCAACTGCAACTGGATGATGTCGGGCTGCAAGTTCGACGCCAAGCGCTCGCTGCTGCTCAACTACCTGCCGGCCGCGATCGCACACGGCGCCGAGATCCGGCCGCTGCACGAGGTGCAGCAGATCACCCGCAACTCCGACGGTGGTTACCGGGTCCACTACAACACCCTGGACGAGGTCGACTACCGCGTGCAGACCGGCAGCGGCGTCGTCGACGCCAAGCTGATCGTGCTGGCCGCCGGCACGGCCGCGACGCCGGTGATCCTGCAGCGCTCGGAGCCGAGCCTGGGCGTCATGCCGGACGCGGTCGGAAAGTACTTCTCCGGAAACGGTGAACGGCTCAACACCGCCGTGCTGAACGAGGACCGGGTTCGCGAGGTTCTGGGCCTGGACCGCGGTGACGGCATCGCCTTCGAGGCCGGCCAGATCGGCAAGGGCCCGGTCGCCGCGTGCTGGGACTGGCTGGACGGCTCGCTACCGGAGTACGACCGGTTCTCCCTGGAGCAGCTGTACTTCCCGCCGGGGCTGGGCACCATCCTGGCTCAGGTCGCCGACGCCACCGGGCCGACCTGGTTCGGCAAGGAGAAGAAAGAGATGATGCGGCACTGGAAGTCCTGGCTGACCACCTTCACCATGTCCGAGGACGACAACGAGGGCGTCTTCGGTCCGCCGCCGGCGACCGGCAACTCGATGCGGGTGTCCCAGCAGATGTTCGGCCTGGGCCCGCTGAAGTACGAGCCGACCAAGAACACCCTCAACGGCTGGGCAAAGTCCGACGCCGCGGTCAAGAGCATCCTGGAGAAGGACGGCCTGGCCAAGGTGATGCCCTGGACCAACGAGGTGGTGGGCGCCTACACGGTGCACCCGCTGGCGTCCTGCCGGATCGGCGATGACCCGAACACCTCGGCGCTGGACGACAACCACGAGCTGCGCGGCCACCCGGGCATCTTCGTCACCGACGGCTCGGCGGTCCCCAGCGCGCTGACCGTCAATCCGGCGATGACCATCGCGGCCCTGGCCGAGCGGGCCATGCCGGCGATCGTCCGGGCGGCACAGGCGCGGGGCATCGACGTCCGCTACGGGGCGCCGGCGCCGGACGGCGACACCAGCGCGCGCAACCAGGCCAACAAGATGGTCGCGCAACTTCTCGGCGACTGA